One stretch of Zingiber officinale cultivar Zhangliang chromosome 6B, Zo_v1.1, whole genome shotgun sequence DNA includes these proteins:
- the LOC121988868 gene encoding ABC transporter C family member 3-like isoform X4, producing the protein MTFAAFFGNTRDAEGVSNVEEPLLNGVSANAESVTGNISLFANAGFLSSLTFYWIGPLLAVGNRKILDLADVPQLEARDSINGVFPIFKSNLDSCSITGGTSTVTTFQLATALLLTTWQQVVVTAIYAIVYTFATYVGPYLIDFLVRYLNGDPLFAGAGYWLVAAFIAGKLLECLSQRHWFFRLQQAGFRTRAALVAVIYQKGLILSSRSKQSRSSGEVINLMSVDADRIGLFSWYMHDIWIVPLQVALALLILYANLGLASVASLVATVLVMLANVPLGKMQEKYQDKVMECKDTRMKATSEILRNMRILKLQGWEMRFLSKIIKLRQNEESWLKKFVYTSAMTTFVFWGAPIFVAVITFGFCMLAGIPLSSGKVLSALATFRVLQEPIYNLPDTISMIVQTKVSLDRIASFLRLEELHSDISERLPSGTSEIAVEVVNGTFSWNHSSDSPTLNDLNFKVLRGMKVAVCGTVGSGKSSLLSSLLGEVPKISGSVRLCGTTAYVPQSPWIQSGKIQDNILFGREMDHEKYDKVLEACSLKKDLEILAFGDQTVIGERGINLSGGQKQRIQIARALYHDADIFLFDDPFSAVDAHTGTHLFKECLLGHLASKTVIYVTHQVEFLPSADLVLCMKDGRVVQAGKYYDMLKSGTEFWELVGAHKDALAALDSIELDSDAPDNNAQVGNTDTKIGLGSPSLGINSDTQNGKADETYSQKGQLVQEEQREKGRVGFWVYWKYVTMAYGGALVPLILLAQVLFQVLQIGSNYWMAWAAPVSEDEQPPVTGSMLIYVYVALAVGSSFCILMRAMLLVTAGYKTATILFNKLHNCIFRAPMSFFDSTPSGRILNRASTDQNAVDTDIPTRIGAVAFNFIQLVGIVAVMSQVAWQVFIVFIPVIATCLWYQNYYIGTARELSRLNGVCKAPIIQHFSESLSGSTTIRSFDQNQRFINTNFNLSDQFTRPKFHTAAAMQWLSLRLDMLSSVMFAFSLLFLISMPRGVIDPGISGLAVTYGLNLNKNQIN; encoded by the exons ATGACTTTCGCCGCCTTCTTTGGGAACACCCGTGACGCGGAAGGGGTGTCTAATGTCGAGGAGCCGCTGTTAAACGGCGTCTCTGCAAATGCAGAGAGTGTCACAGGGAACATCTCCTTGTTCGCTAATGCTGGGTTCCTCAGCTCACTCACCTTCTATTGGATCGGCCCGCTGCTCGCCGTCGGCAACCGGAAAATCCTAGACCTCGCCGACGTGCCGCAGCTGGAGGCACGCGATAGTATTAACGGTGTCTTTCCCATCTTCAAAAGCAACCTCGACTCCTGCTCCATCACAGGCGGCACTTCAACCGTAACGACATTCCAGCTGGCGACGGCGTTGCTCCTCACCACGTGGCAACAAGTGGTGGTCACGGCCATTTATGCGATCGTGTACACCTTCGCCACCTACGTGGGTCCCTACCTTATCGACTTCCTCGTTCGCTACCTCAACGGCGACCCTTTGTTCGCCGGCGCCGGCTACTGGCTGGTGGCAGCCTTCATCGCGGGGAAGCTCCTGGAGTGTCTCTCGCAGCGCCACTGGTTCTTCCGGTTACAGCAAGCCGGGTTCAGAACCCGCGCCGCCCTCGTCGCCGTGATCTACCAAAAGGGGCTCATCCTGTCGAGTCGGTCGAAGCAGAGCCGGTCCAGCGGCGAGGTCATCAACCTGATGAGCGTCGACGCCGACCGAATCGGTCTCTTCAGCTGGTACATGCACGATATCTGGATTGTTCCGTTGCAGGTCGCACTCGCCTTGCTCATATTGTACGCCAATTTAGGCCTCGCTTCTGTCGCCTCTCTGGTGGCCACGGTCCTTGTAATGCTGGCCAATGTGCCCCTCGGGAAGATGCAGGAGAAGTACCAGGACAAGGTGATGGAGTGCAAGGATACGAGAATGAAGGCGACGTCGGAGATCTTGAGGAACATGAGAATTCTCAAGCTGCAAGGATGGGAGATGAGGTTCTTGTCAAAAATAATCAAGCTGAGGCAGAACGAGGAAAGCTGGTTGAAGAAGTTCGTCTACACGTCGGCCATGACAACCTTTGTCTTCTGGGGCGCGCCGATTTTTGTGGCAGTGATCACTTTTGGATTCTGCATGCTTGCGGGGATTCCCTTATCATCAGGGAAGGTTCTGTCGGCGCTGGCGACTTTTAGAGTGTTGCAAGAGCCCATCTACAACCTGCCTGACACAATATCCATGATCGTCCAGACCAAGGTTTCTCTTGATCGAATTGCTTCATTCTTACGCCTCGAAGAGTTGCACTCTGATATTTCAGAGAGGCTTCCAAGTGGCACATCGGAGATTGCAGTGGAAGTGGTAAATGGAACCTTCTCGTGGAATCACTCTTCGGATTCTCCAACCTTGAATGATTTGAACTTCAAGGTGCTCCGTGGCATGAAAGTTGCTGTTTGTGGCACTGTTGGTTCTGGGAAATCAAGCTTGTTGTCTAGCCTGTTAGGCGAGGTGCCAAAGATCTCTGGAAGTGTTAGGCTCTGTGGCACAACTGCATATGTACCACAGTCGCCTTGGATACAGAGTGGTAAAATTCAAGATAACATTTTGTTCGGTAGGGAGATGGATCATGAGAAGTATGATAAGGTGCTTGAAGCTTGCTCATTGAAGAAAGACTTGGAGATCCTGGCATTTGGAGACCAGACAGTGATAGGAGAGCGGGGCATCAACTTAAGTGGGGGACAGAAGCAAAGGATTCAGATTGCCCGGGCTCTGTACCATGATGCTGATATTTTCTTGTTTGATGATCCTTTCAGCGCTGTGGATGCTCACACAGGAACCCATCTGTTTAAG GAATGCTTGCTTGGCCATCTAGCTTCAAAAACAGTAATATATGTCACCCATCAAGTGGAGTTCTTACCTTCAGCTGATCTTGTTTTG TGCATGAAAGATGGAAGGGTTGTACAAGCAGGCAAATACTATGACATGCTAAAGTCAGGGACAGAATTTTGGGAATTGGTTGGTGCCCACAAGGATGCTTTAGCAGCACTTGACTCCATTGAGCTTGACAGTGATGCTCCCGATAACAATGCACAAGTTGGTAACACTGACACAAAAATTGGTCTAGGATCTCCCAGCCTTGGGATCAACAGCGATACACAAAATGGTAAGGCAGATGAAACATATAGCCAAAAGGGACAACTTGTTCAAGAAGAACAGAGGGAGAAAGGCCGTGTTGGATTTTGGGTCTACTGGAAATACGTAACAATGGCTTATGGAGGAGCCCTTGTTCCTCTAATTTTGTTGGCACAAGTTTTGTTTCAAGTACTACAGATTGGAAGCAATTATTGGATGGCTTGGGCAGCTCCTGTCTCAGAAGATGAGCAACCTCCTGTTACTGGATCAATGCTCATCTATGTTTATGTTGCACTGGCTGTTGGCAGTTCCTTTTGTATACTTATGAGAGCTATGCTTCTTGTAACAGCTGGATACAAGACAGCAACAATTTTATTTAACAAGCTGCATAACTGCATTTTCCGTGCACCTATGTCGTTCTTTGATTCCACCCCAAGTGGTCGTATCCTTAATAGA gcatcaacagATCAAAATGCCGTTGATACCGATATTCCTACCCGAATTGGTGCAGTTGCATTTAATTTCATTCAACTTGTTGGGATAGTTGCAGTTATGTCGCAAGTTGCATGGCAAGTATTCATTGTCTTTATTCCTGTGATTGCCACCTGCCTTTGGTATCAG AACTATTACATAGGTACAGCCCGAGAACTGTCTAGGTTGAATGGTGTTTGCAAAGCTCCAATCATACAACATTTCTCGGAATCCCTGTCTGGATCAACTACTATTAGAAGCTTTGATCAGAATCAAAGATTTATAAACACTAATTTCAACCTGTCAGATCAGTTTACTAGACCAAAGTTTCACACAGCCGCTGCAATGCAATGGCTTTCCCTTCGTTTGGATATGTTGTCGTCAGTTATGTTtgctttttctttacttttcctaATCTCCATGCCAAGAGGGGTGATTGACCCTG GTATTTCTGGCCTTGCTGTCACATATGGACTTAATCTTAATAAG AATCAAATAAACTAG